In the Clostridium beijerinckii genome, one interval contains:
- a CDS encoding methyl-accepting chemotaxis protein encodes MNKIKKAFNKDKQSFISKSFKLNEKFKNYSISKKIDTTFNFILIFTLLSMVISIGVLLSLSARTFSLYNGPYHISQALSDIRLAFQVSDTNISRAVIENSPKNKEDFIRNSDEALEELTSKIDLLKQNTSDKSAIDQLTKNLSIADTYRKELCNSIKNNDPKSTITSKLDTYSFQIDIVENYISQLYESSKGNAQTFVNESIFYRNLATVILVLIIIFLILIPRFLGKTLKSSIFEGINNVKKVSTNLSNGILNIDNEYSSKDEMGDMFNDLKKSIDMLKLYIKDITYTLEELSNRNLNINKMESVHYIGDFAPIQKSLDEIIANLNSSFLDIDKSIDFTANSAKEISSITKVLSEGASNQASAVQELQGNFNIILDQVKKNTNNSEKAYNYYNETTKIVADGNNKMKQLMESINEIATASNEISAIINTIQSISEQTNLLALNAAIEAARAGDAGKGFAVVADEVRKLAEQSSNSVKNITQIIKNSLNTVSKGELIANETGIALNSIVENVEYTSELVKEIATASEEQTSAISKMTLKVDIISDIVQTNLATAEETSASIEELASHSQIMHEQISEFKLQH; translated from the coding sequence ATGAATAAAATTAAAAAAGCTTTTAATAAAGATAAACAATCCTTCATAAGTAAATCATTCAAATTAAACGAAAAATTCAAAAACTATTCTATAAGTAAAAAAATAGATACAACCTTTAATTTTATACTTATATTTACATTATTGAGTATGGTTATATCTATAGGTGTACTACTATCATTATCTGCTAGAACTTTTTCTCTATATAATGGTCCTTATCATATTTCTCAAGCATTATCCGATATTAGGCTTGCATTTCAGGTTTCTGATACAAATATTTCTAGAGCTGTAATAGAAAATAGTCCTAAAAATAAGGAAGACTTTATAAGAAATTCCGATGAAGCCCTTGAAGAGCTCACTAGTAAGATAGATTTATTGAAGCAAAATACAAGTGATAAATCTGCCATAGATCAACTTACTAAAAATTTAAGTATTGCTGATACCTATAGAAAAGAACTATGCAATTCTATCAAAAATAATGATCCTAAAAGTACAATAACTTCTAAGTTGGATACATATAGCTTTCAAATAGATATTGTCGAAAATTATATTTCTCAATTATACGAATCTTCTAAAGGAAATGCACAAACATTTGTAAATGAATCCATTTTTTACAGGAATTTGGCTACCGTAATTCTTGTTTTAATAATTATATTTTTAATACTCATTCCAAGATTTCTAGGTAAAACTTTAAAATCTTCTATATTTGAAGGAATAAATAATGTAAAAAAAGTTTCTACAAATTTATCAAATGGAATATTAAACATAGACAATGAATATTCTTCAAAAGATGAAATGGGTGATATGTTCAATGATTTGAAGAAATCTATAGATATGCTAAAATTATATATTAAAGATATAACATATACATTAGAGGAATTATCAAATAGAAATTTAAATATTAACAAAATGGAATCCGTTCATTACATTGGGGATTTTGCGCCAATACAAAAATCTTTAGATGAAATTATAGCTAACTTAAATTCTAGCTTTTTAGATATAGATAAATCAATTGATTTTACTGCAAATAGCGCGAAAGAAATTTCTTCAATTACAAAAGTACTTTCCGAAGGAGCTTCTAATCAAGCTAGCGCAGTGCAAGAACTTCAGGGAAACTTTAATATAATACTTGATCAAGTAAAAAAGAATACAAATAACTCTGAAAAAGCTTATAATTATTACAATGAAACAACAAAGATTGTTGCTGATGGAAATAATAAAATGAAACAATTAATGGAATCTATAAACGAGATTGCTACTGCCTCCAATGAAATTTCAGCAATTATAAATACAATTCAGTCAATATCTGAACAAACTAACTTATTAGCTTTAAATGCAGCTATAGAAGCTGCCAGAGCAGGCGATGCCGGAAAGGGGTTCGCCGTTGTTGCTGATGAGGTACGAAAATTAGCTGAACAATCTTCTAATTCTGTTAAAAATATTACTCAAATAATAAAGAACTCATTAAACACTGTATCTAAAGGCGAATTGATAGCAAATGAAACTGGTATAGCCTTAAATAGCATTGTCGAAAATGTTGAATATACTTCAGAGTTAGTAAAGGAAATAGCTACTGCTTCTGAAGAGCAAACAAGTGCAATATCAAAAATGACTTTAAAAGTGGATATTATATCAGATATTGTCCAAACTAACCTAGCAACAGCAGAGGAAACATCAGCATCTATTGAAGAATTAGCATCTCACTCGCAAATTATGCATGAGCAAATTTCTGAATTCAAATTACAACATTGA
- a CDS encoding PTS sugar transporter subunit IIC: MSIGNTLNEKVIPVVMKFVNLKGVIALKDGILFTLPFIMVGSVFLLLAQIPYQPFNDWMASQLGPGWTEPLFQAYGATFSIIAFIAAIGIAYTYAKNEGHEPLSAGIISFVVFLLTTNSYVITKGGEKVSDVISKEFAGGKGMVTAIIIGLVVGAIYSWFMKRKITIKMPAGVPQGVANSFASLIPAAVIVLGATILYSILKYGMNTTFIELIYKLIQTPLQGMTDSLGGVIVMTFIIPFLWWFGVHGSSIISGIMTGILTSNAMENQAIVNSGKALTVANGGHIVTQQFLDNMIGMTGSGVTIGLVICMLLFAKSAQSKELGKLAIVPGFFNINEPVSFGTPIVMNPFMAIPFILTPMVTGLITYFAMYTGLVPLFTGVLVPWTTPPIIAGLILGGWKMALLQLVIMGVSFVIYYPFFKKQDALNFKNEQAAKNA, translated from the coding sequence ATGTCAATTGGAAATACCCTAAATGAAAAGGTTATACCAGTAGTTATGAAGTTTGTTAACCTAAAAGGTGTTATAGCATTAAAAGATGGTATTTTATTTACATTACCTTTTATTATGGTAGGATCAGTATTTTTATTACTTGCACAAATACCATATCAGCCATTTAACGATTGGATGGCTAGTCAGCTTGGACCAGGATGGACAGAGCCATTATTTCAAGCTTATGGAGCTACATTCTCAATAATTGCATTTATTGCGGCAATAGGTATAGCATATACCTATGCGAAAAACGAGGGACATGAACCTCTATCTGCAGGAATAATATCATTTGTAGTATTTTTATTAACAACTAATTCTTATGTGATAACTAAGGGAGGAGAAAAAGTAAGCGATGTTATTAGTAAAGAATTTGCTGGTGGAAAAGGAATGGTTACAGCAATTATTATTGGTTTAGTTGTAGGTGCAATTTACTCATGGTTCATGAAAAGGAAGATTACAATTAAAATGCCAGCTGGTGTACCACAAGGGGTTGCAAACTCATTTGCATCATTAATACCAGCAGCAGTTATAGTGCTTGGAGCAACAATACTTTATAGTATTCTTAAATATGGAATGAATACAACATTTATAGAACTAATATATAAGTTAATACAAACACCATTACAAGGAATGACAGATTCTCTAGGCGGAGTTATTGTTATGACATTTATAATCCCATTTTTATGGTGGTTTGGAGTACATGGATCATCAATTATAAGTGGTATAATGACAGGAATACTAACATCAAATGCAATGGAAAATCAAGCTATAGTTAATAGTGGAAAAGCACTTACAGTAGCTAATGGTGGTCATATAGTAACACAACAATTTTTAGACAATATGATTGGTATGACAGGTTCAGGTGTAACAATAGGACTTGTAATATGTATGTTATTGTTTGCAAAATCAGCACAAAGTAAAGAACTAGGTAAATTAGCTATAGTACCAGGATTTTTCAATATAAATGAACCAGTTTCATTTGGAACTCCAATAGTAATGAATCCATTTATGGCAATACCATTTATACTTACTCCAATGGTTACAGGGTTAATTACTTATTTTGCAATGTATACAGGGTTAGTTCCATTATTTACTGGAGTATTAGTTCCATGGACAACACCACCAATAATAGCAGGACTTATCTTAGGTGGATGGAAAATGGCGTTATTGCAATTAGTAATTATGGGAGTATCATTTGTTATTTACTACCCATTCTTTAAGAAACAAGATGCTTTAAACTTTAAAAATGAACAGGCAGCAAAAAATGCATAA
- a CDS encoding PTS sugar transporter subunit IIB has translation MMKIRLFCAAGMSTSLLVSKMKDAAKVKGVEVDIEAFPEGQMDKHLDNVNVALLGPQVGYTLGKAKKMCEPLGIPVDVIPMVDYGMMNGAKVLEFALNLANK, from the coding sequence ATGATGAAAATTAGATTATTTTGCGCAGCAGGAATGTCAACAAGTCTTTTAGTTAGTAAAATGAAGGATGCAGCTAAGGTCAAAGGTGTAGAAGTAGATATAGAAGCTTTTCCAGAAGGACAAATGGATAAACATCTAGATAATGTAAACGTTGCACTATTAGGGCCACAAGTTGGATATACATTAGGAAAAGCAAAAAAGATGTGTGAACCACTTGGAATTCCAGTGGATGTAATACCAATGGTTGATTATGGAATGATGAATGGAGCAAAAGTGCTAGAATTTGCACTAAATTTAGCTAATAAATAA
- a CDS encoding PTS lactose/cellobiose transporter subunit IIA, whose product MEELELAIMNIIINAGDCKNHAYMALNNVNEGNYEEAEKEMQLANDALAKAHEGQTMFLHKEANGEKVDISVLFVHAQDHLMTAITEKNLIEQIMELRKIINTLVKQ is encoded by the coding sequence ATGGAAGAATTAGAATTAGCAATCATGAATATTATAATAAACGCTGGAGACTGCAAAAATCATGCTTATATGGCTCTTAATAATGTAAACGAAGGAAATTATGAGGAAGCTGAAAAAGAAATGCAATTAGCAAATGATGCATTAGCTAAAGCTCATGAAGGTCAGACAATGTTTCTTCATAAAGAAGCTAATGGAGAAAAAGTTGATATATCGGTTTTATTTGTACATGCACAAGATCATTTAATGACAGCAATAACTGAAAAGAATTTAATTGAACAAATAATGGAATTAAGGAAAATTATAAATACATTAGTAAAACAATAA
- a CDS encoding sigma 54-interacting transcriptional regulator — translation MKRIELILAKLREIKDLFPNGISALEIAEELNLSRANVSNDLNKLVSDGKAIKIKGKPTLFIAIDEENVTSNLSVINKFSEANPSLYSAVEQAKAAILYPPNGMNILLLGETGVGKSTFAGLIYRYAIEMNVKSKDSPFITFNCADYANNPQLLLGQLFGVRKGSYTGADFDKVGLLEKANGGILFLDEVHRLPAEGQEMFFTFMDRGVYRRLGETESERSANVLIITATTEDPNTTLLKTFTRRIPMVITIPSLKNRGMEERFNLIKQFMIEESGRLGKSIKVSVNSIKAFLSYNCENNVGQLRSDIQLACAKAYADFLSNRKDVIKINSIDLPLYIREGLYKEIEHRQLWNKLIDINKRYLIFDKDEDREIFEEGTNDSNIYEMLDLRTNELKAKGIKGEHLEEEIEKDIEDYFKKYINDFSTKVDMTNIKNIVEKDVMDIIEEIILFCEEELGIKLDKKISYGLAVHISNSIDRIRRNKKIVNPKLSSIREENKKEFSVALDALKMIERSIDISMPIDEAGFIAMFLSYNYRNVRYIQNDVKIIIIAHGISTATSMAEAVNSLLGTENTAGINAPIEEKPENILEKTIEYIREQKIKSDILFLVDMGSLTTFGKEVENISNIKTRTIPLVSTLHALEATRKSMMGYSLDEIYRETLDVNSLYDDNVADIDYKENEKDKRLAIVTVCTTGEGGAKTIKGILERNLTFDKNVIEIVPINFIGKENVYERIEKLRNKYEIICFVGPFELDVNSPQFSLDDIIDGDCAKDIQNLIDAEETYIKMEETLERDLKNVDGIMVLKSIKKFNRTVTEELKVNIKINILIGITLHMACVIDRYKEGKITLEFEGKKDYIKNNFNLYKIVKNACAPINTKYSISVSDDEICYLMTFFDSNNI, via the coding sequence ATGAAAAGAATTGAATTAATTCTTGCAAAGTTAAGAGAAATAAAAGATTTGTTTCCAAATGGAATTTCTGCATTAGAAATTGCGGAGGAGTTAAACCTTAGCAGAGCAAATGTAAGTAATGATTTGAATAAATTAGTAAGTGATGGGAAGGCAATAAAGATAAAGGGGAAGCCGACACTATTTATTGCAATAGATGAGGAAAACGTTACCTCAAATTTATCAGTCATAAATAAGTTTTCGGAAGCTAACCCTAGTCTATATTCAGCAGTAGAGCAAGCAAAAGCCGCAATATTGTATCCACCAAATGGAATGAATATATTATTACTTGGGGAAACAGGAGTTGGTAAATCGACTTTTGCAGGACTGATCTATAGATATGCCATTGAAATGAATGTGAAATCTAAAGATAGTCCTTTTATAACATTTAATTGTGCAGATTATGCAAATAATCCTCAGTTATTACTTGGGCAATTATTCGGAGTAAGAAAAGGTTCTTATACAGGGGCGGATTTTGACAAGGTCGGTTTGCTAGAGAAAGCTAATGGAGGAATTTTATTTCTTGATGAGGTTCATAGATTGCCTGCAGAAGGGCAGGAGATGTTCTTTACATTTATGGATAGAGGGGTATATAGAAGGCTTGGAGAAACAGAAAGTGAAAGAAGTGCAAATGTTCTTATAATAACGGCTACTACAGAGGATCCAAATACTACATTGCTAAAAACATTTACTCGAAGAATTCCTATGGTTATAACAATACCATCATTAAAGAATAGAGGAATGGAAGAACGATTCAATCTAATAAAACAATTTATGATTGAAGAGTCAGGAAGACTTGGAAAAAGTATTAAGGTGTCAGTAAACTCAATAAAAGCTTTTTTATCATATAACTGTGAGAACAATGTAGGGCAGTTAAGATCTGATATACAATTAGCTTGTGCTAAAGCATATGCTGATTTTCTGTCGAATAGAAAAGATGTAATAAAGATAAATAGTATAGATTTACCGCTATATATAAGGGAAGGTTTATATAAAGAGATAGAACATAGACAGTTATGGAACAAATTGATTGATATAAATAAGAGATATCTAATATTTGATAAGGATGAAGATAGGGAGATATTTGAAGAAGGTACTAATGATAGCAATATCTATGAGATGTTAGATTTAAGGACAAATGAACTTAAAGCAAAGGGAATAAAAGGAGAACATCTAGAGGAAGAAATAGAAAAAGATATTGAAGATTATTTTAAAAAATATATTAACGATTTTAGTACTAAAGTTGATATGACCAATATAAAAAACATCGTAGAGAAAGATGTTATGGATATAATCGAGGAGATTATTTTATTCTGCGAAGAAGAACTGGGAATAAAGCTAGACAAAAAAATAAGTTATGGGTTAGCAGTTCATATTAGTAATTCAATAGATAGAATAAGGAGAAATAAAAAAATTGTTAATCCTAAATTAAGTAGTATTAGAGAAGAAAATAAAAAAGAATTTAGTGTGGCTTTAGATGCTTTGAAGATGATAGAGAGATCAATTGATATAAGTATGCCAATTGATGAAGCCGGATTTATAGCTATGTTCTTAAGTTATAATTATAGAAACGTAAGATATATACAAAATGATGTAAAGATAATAATAATTGCCCACGGTATTAGTACTGCGACATCAATGGCTGAGGCAGTTAATAGTCTGCTTGGAACAGAAAATACTGCGGGTATTAATGCACCCATAGAAGAAAAACCTGAGAATATATTAGAGAAAACTATAGAATATATTAGAGAACAAAAAATTAAATCGGATATATTATTTTTAGTAGATATGGGATCACTTACGACTTTTGGAAAAGAAGTAGAAAATATATCTAATATAAAAACTAGAACCATACCATTAGTCAGCACTTTGCATGCATTAGAAGCAACAAGAAAATCTATGATGGGATATTCTTTGGACGAAATATATAGAGAAACACTAGATGTTAATAGTTTATATGATGATAATGTTGCAGATATAGATTATAAGGAAAACGAGAAAGATAAAAGATTAGCAATAGTAACAGTGTGTACAACTGGTGAAGGTGGAGCTAAGACTATTAAGGGAATATTGGAACGAAATCTAACTTTTGATAAAAATGTAATAGAAATTGTGCCTATAAATTTTATAGGCAAAGAAAATGTATATGAAAGAATAGAAAAATTAAGGAATAAATACGAAATTATTTGTTTTGTCGGACCTTTTGAATTAGATGTAAATAGTCCGCAGTTTTCGCTAGATGATATTATAGATGGAGATTGTGCTAAGGATATACAAAACCTTATTGATGCAGAAGAAACATATATAAAAATGGAGGAAACTTTAGAGCGTGATTTAAAAAATGTTGATGGAATAATGGTACTAAAGAGCATAAAGAAATTCAATAGAACTGTTACTGAAGAATTAAAGGTTAATATAAAGATTAATATTCTAATTGGAATAACACTTCATATGGCGTGTGTAATAGATAGATATAAGGAAGGTAAAATTACCTTAGAATTTGAAGGGAAAAAGGATTATATAAAAAATAATTTTAATCTATATAAAATTGTGAAAAATGCATGTGCACCTATAAATACAAAGTATTCAATTAGTGTTTCAGATGATGAAATATGTTATTTAATGACATTCTTTGATAGTAATAACATTTAA
- a CDS encoding YhgE/Pip domain-containing protein yields MSTIFKIYKRDIRKITTNIPLMIIIVGLLFVPALYAWINIIASWDPYGNTKGLLVAVVNNDEGAQFQNLEINIGREVIDKLKGNESIGWTFVNEDEAESGVKYGKYYASITIPEDFSSNLLSVAANGEPKKAKLIYSVNEKINAIAPKITKSGLTSLQNEITSSVTEEVSSTVLNYMNAYGIELERIKPQLEELMNIINDIDNNLPQIGEGINNAYNGAVDLNNFIQNIQGNIPNITNSLNNAQNAVQSSNDFFTKANDTIKNISPYVRTDLATVKANSAATRDALSSINNSIDTDVKGQQDILRSASTKMNNALSAVNNDINILQSVNNILHSSAISNFINKMQNIRDQLVQNKLNLDALITTLSNGNKISSDAVESLIQGIDKTSQLIDDSINNFDSAISPAINSLVNNTTNMANNSLTLLESAKNNIPLINSLLKDANIGTDLGAEQIKNIKDKFPKTEETIHSNVEKFKSLSNDEKFNELTGLLQKNTKDVSDFLANPIEPVQNRVFPIPNYGSAMAPFYSTLAIWVGGFTLLSILSVHVEALDDVKNLGTTKMFFGRFLTLATLSLLQAIIIVLGNLFFIKTYSVSPVILLIFSMYVSIIFIMIIYTLVSVFGNVGKALALIIMVLQVSASGGTFPIQLTPKFFQNISPMLPFTYAIGGMREAEGGIIWSSLYYNIGILSIYFFISIIIAVFLKEKMNKKSEKFVNRMRESGLVGE; encoded by the coding sequence ATGAGTACAATATTTAAAATTTACAAAAGGGATATAAGAAAAATAACAACTAATATTCCTCTCATGATTATAATAGTAGGGTTACTTTTCGTACCTGCTTTATATGCATGGATTAATATAATAGCTTCTTGGGATCCATATGGAAACACCAAAGGACTTTTAGTGGCAGTAGTAAATAATGATGAAGGCGCTCAATTTCAAAACCTAGAAATTAATATAGGTAGAGAGGTAATAGATAAGCTAAAAGGTAATGAAAGTATTGGATGGACTTTTGTTAATGAGGATGAAGCAGAAAGTGGAGTAAAATATGGTAAGTATTATGCTAGTATAACTATACCTGAAGATTTTTCAAGTAATCTTCTCTCAGTTGCAGCGAATGGTGAACCTAAAAAAGCTAAACTTATTTATTCTGTTAACGAAAAAATTAATGCGATAGCACCTAAAATTACAAAAAGCGGATTAACCAGTTTGCAAAATGAAATAACTAGTTCTGTTACAGAAGAAGTAAGCAGTACTGTGCTTAATTATATGAATGCTTATGGTATTGAACTTGAGAGGATTAAGCCTCAGCTAGAAGAACTTATGAATATTATAAATGACATAGATAATAACCTGCCTCAAATTGGTGAAGGCATAAATAATGCTTATAATGGGGCAGTAGATCTAAATAACTTTATACAAAATATTCAAGGGAATATACCTAATATAACAAATTCACTGAACAACGCTCAAAATGCTGTGCAATCCAGTAATGATTTTTTTACTAAGGCTAATGACACAATAAAAAATATATCTCCATATGTTAGAACAGATTTAGCTACAGTAAAGGCTAATTCTGCTGCAACAAGAGATGCACTTAGCAGCATTAATAATTCCATTGATACAGATGTTAAGGGGCAGCAGGATATTCTAAGATCGGCTTCAACTAAAATGAATAATGCACTATCTGCTGTTAATAATGATATAAATATACTTCAGTCTGTAAATAATATTTTACATAGTAGTGCAATATCTAATTTTATAAATAAAATGCAAAATATTAGGGATCAATTAGTTCAAAATAAATTAAATTTAGATGCTTTGATAACTACATTAAGTAATGGTAATAAAATTTCTTCCGATGCAGTAGAATCTCTAATACAAGGAATAGATAAAACATCACAACTTATTGATGATTCAATAAATAATTTTGACAGCGCTATTTCGCCAGCAATAAATAGTCTTGTGAACAATACAACAAATATGGCAAACAACTCATTAACACTTTTAGAAAGTGCAAAAAATAATATACCTTTAATAAATAGTCTGCTAAAAGACGCTAATATTGGTACTGATTTAGGAGCAGAACAGATTAAAAATATTAAAGATAAATTTCCAAAAACTGAGGAGACTATCCACAGTAATGTTGAAAAATTTAAAAGTTTGAGTAATGATGAAAAATTCAACGAACTCACAGGTCTTCTACAGAAAAATACAAAGGATGTAAGTGATTTTCTGGCAAATCCAATTGAGCCAGTTCAAAATAGGGTATTTCCTATACCTAATTATGGATCAGCTATGGCTCCATTTTACAGTACTCTTGCTATATGGGTAGGTGGATTTACATTACTTTCTATACTGTCTGTCCATGTAGAAGCGCTGGATGATGTCAAGAATTTAGGAACTACAAAAATGTTTTTTGGCAGGTTCTTAACTCTTGCAACCCTTTCATTACTCCAAGCCATTATTATTGTTTTAGGAAATTTATTTTTTATTAAAACTTATTCTGTAAGTCCAGTAATACTTTTAATATTTTCTATGTATGTAAGTATAATTTTTATAATGATTATATACACTTTGGTATCAGTATTTGGGAATGTGGGTAAAGCTTTAGCTTTAATTATAATGGTGCTTCAAGTTTCAGCATCAGGAGGAACTTTCCCAATACAGCTTACGCCTAAATTTTTTCAAAATATAAGTCCAATGCTTCCTTTTACATATGCGATAGGAGGAATGAGAGAGGCAGAGGGTGGGATTATCTGGAGTTCCTTATATTACAATATTGGAATTTTATCTATATATTTTTTCATATCAATAATTATTGCTGTATTTTTAAAAGAAAAGATGAATAAGAAGTCAGAAAAATTTGTTAATAGGATGAGAGAAAGTGGATTAGTAGGAGAGTGA
- a CDS encoding diguanylate cyclase — protein sequence MNIRRKFIVLSILWGIIPAIISTSICISNFNTRNLELTKQNVETFSKDQSIHLKAFFDENISNLNNDTNIPIVKKILTALNNKEDLEDKRHDIQVLNEILAGRMQEEFFLSREVLVDKEGVIIACDNSEFINKKAMIPNNEVEKLKQNEVVVTNIIEREDFNDGAKSAIIASPIFVGGKYQGFIANIMNMNYFEKLVNDVSFFDTGRILIMDQNGAVAAGTSNNIKENIKKINVPNNLYEQWEKIDFDSTPNGIIEYKINNTEKIGYYSRISNTGWIVLSAIELSEFKTPTERTIKNTVAFFIIISLLITVSYLFIVNYFSKPIYKLLEVIRKIKQGNMDDRFIYNKEDEFGEIATAFNGLMDTIEKNKKHIEEKNRRLQSLTSNIPGGVYTCKIENGEYILDFVSSGCLSILGYKEDEFTENQRRKKLIELICEADRERVMRDIREQISKYGKYTVEYRVKRSDGVNVWLLDNGQIVENSYGKLFSYSVVINITESKITQEELRMSEERYRIIMSQTEDAIFEWNIPKDTVYFSGNWENKFSYKSVVNNVSEIIYKTDYIYNDDIKNFGKLLNGIIYGDTYKEAEIRIKKNTNEYIWCKIRITAMFDGNGDIFKAIGIIIDIDEEKRENEKLLFKAQRDSLTSLYNKGTVQNMIEEYMKSAKKGDSGALFVVDLDNFKAVNDNLGHLAGDFVLTDISLMFSEIFKEDSIVGRIGGDEFVIFLKNITSEELLIEKAKDLMNGFRSNNTDEVLSQKVSGSIGIAKYPEHGKSFKELFTNADKAVYLAKSKGKNNYCIFEEN from the coding sequence ATGAATATAAGAAGAAAGTTTATAGTTTTATCTATATTATGGGGAATAATTCCTGCAATTATTTCGACAAGCATATGTATTTCAAATTTTAATACTAGAAACTTAGAATTAACTAAGCAGAATGTAGAAACTTTTTCTAAGGATCAATCTATACACTTAAAAGCTTTTTTTGATGAGAATATTAGTAATCTTAATAATGATACCAATATACCAATAGTAAAAAAAATATTAACTGCATTAAATAATAAAGAAGATTTAGAAGATAAAAGGCATGATATACAAGTTTTAAATGAAATCTTGGCTGGTAGAATGCAAGAAGAATTTTTTTTAAGTAGAGAGGTACTTGTTGACAAGGAGGGTGTAATTATTGCATGTGATAATAGTGAGTTCATAAATAAGAAGGCTATGATTCCTAATAATGAAGTTGAGAAGCTTAAGCAAAACGAAGTTGTTGTAACAAACATTATAGAAAGAGAAGATTTTAATGATGGAGCCAAAAGTGCGATAATTGCAAGCCCTATATTTGTAGGAGGCAAATACCAAGGTTTTATAGCTAATATAATGAATATGAATTATTTTGAAAAACTTGTAAACGATGTTAGCTTTTTTGATACTGGAAGAATACTGATAATGGACCAAAATGGCGCTGTTGCAGCTGGAACTAGCAATAATATAAAAGAAAATATAAAAAAGATAAATGTTCCTAATAATTTGTACGAGCAGTGGGAAAAGATAGATTTTGATAGTACACCTAATGGAATAATCGAATATAAAATTAATAACACTGAAAAGATAGGATATTATTCGAGGATTAGTAATACTGGCTGGATAGTATTAAGTGCAATTGAATTATCAGAATTTAAGACGCCAACTGAGAGAACTATAAAGAATACTGTGGCATTTTTTATAATTATTTCACTATTAATAACAGTATCATATTTATTTATAGTTAATTATTTCTCTAAGCCTATATATAAATTATTGGAGGTAATTAGAAAGATAAAACAAGGTAATATGGATGATCGATTTATATATAATAAGGAGGATGAATTCGGAGAAATAGCAACAGCATTTAATGGATTGATGGATACTATAGAAAAGAATAAAAAGCATATAGAAGAAAAAAATAGAAGGCTACAATCTCTAACATCCAATATACCAGGAGGAGTATATACGTGCAAAATAGAAAATGGAGAATATATTTTAGATTTTGTAAGTAGTGGGTGTCTAAGCATTTTAGGTTACAAAGAAGATGAATTTACTGAAAATCAAAGGCGTAAAAAATTAATTGAATTAATTTGCGAGGCTGATAGAGAAAGAGTAATGAGGGATATAAGAGAACAAATAAGTAAATATGGTAAGTACACTGTAGAATACAGGGTTAAAAGGAGTGATGGAGTCAATGTATGGTTATTAGATAACGGTCAAATAGTAGAAAATAGCTATGGTAAATTATTTAGCTACAGTGTAGTAATAAATATAACTGAATCCAAAATAACTCAAGAAGAGCTTAGAATGAGTGAGGAGCGCTATCGTATAATTATGTCTCAAACAGAAGACGCAATTTTTGAATGGAATATCCCCAAAGATACTGTTTATTTTTCTGGAAATTGGGAAAATAAGTTTAGCTATAAATCAGTTGTAAACAATGTTAGTGAGATTATATATAAAACAGATTATATTTATAATGATGATATAAAGAATTTTGGAAAATTGCTTAATGGTATTATATATGGGGATACATATAAAGAAGCTGAAATTAGAATAAAGAAAAATACTAATGAATATATTTGGTGCAAAATAAGAATAACTGCCATGTTTGATGGAAATGGAGATATATTTAAGGCCATAGGGATAATTATTGATATTGATGAAGAAAAGAGAGAGAATGAAAAACTTTTATTTAAAGCACAAAGAGATAGTTTAACTAGCTTATATAATAAAGGAACAGTACAAAATATGATTGAAGAATATATGAAAAGTGCTAAGAAAGGCGATAGTGGAGCGCTATTTGTTGTAGATCTTGATAATTTTAAAGCTGTAAATGATAATTTAGGTCATCTAGCAGGAGATTTTGTTTTAACTGACATTTCACTAATGTTTTCAGAGATATTCAAAGAAGATTCTATTGTAGGACGAATAGGTGGAGATGAATTTGTGATATTCCTTAAAAATATTACATCGGAAGAGTTATTAATTGAAAAAGCAAAAGATCTAATGAATGGTTTTAGGAGTAATAATACCGATGAAGTTTTAAGTCAAAAAGTTTCTGGAAGCATAGGAATAGCAAAATATCCAGAGCATGGTAAGAGTTTTAAGGAACTTTTTACAAATGCGGATAAAGCAGTCTACTTAGCAAAAAGTAAAGGTAAAAATAATTATTGCATTTTTGAAGAAAATTAA